From the Pseudanabaena sp. FACHB-2040 genome, the window TGATGAACGGGGTAAGCGGAGTTTACTTTGCGGTTTGGGCTCCCAATGCCCGCAACGTCTCAGTTTTGGGTGACTTCAACCACTGGGATGGTCGCAAGCACCAGATGCGCCGCTCGGGCAACGGCATTTGGGAACTCTTCATTCCTGACCTTACAGCAGGAGCCTCTTATAAGTACGAGATTAAGAACCCGGCCGGCCACATCTACGAGAAGTCTGACCCCTACGGCTTTCAGCAGGAGGTACGGCCCAAAACAGCCTCTATTGTCACCGATCTCGATACCTATACCTGGCAGGACCAGGACTGGATGGAGCAGCGCCGCCACAATGACCCCCTGACTCAGCCAGTTTCAATCTATGAGGTTCATCTGGGCTCCTGGCTACACGGCTCCTCAGCAGAACCGGCCCAACGCTCCGACGGCACCGAAGCAGCCGTGGTAACTGTGGCCGAACTCAAGCCCGGTGCCCGTTTTCTCACCTACCGAGAGCTGGCCGACAAACTGATTCCCTATGTTAAAGAGCTGGGCTTTAGCCACGTTGAGCTGCTGCCTATTGCCGAGCACCCCTTTGATGGCTCTTGGGGGTACCAAGTGACTGGCTACTATGCCGCTACCTCTCGCTACGGTACACCGGAAGACCTGATGTATTTTGTGGACCAGTGCCACCAGAACGGAATTGGAGTGATTGTGGACTGGGTGCCCGGCCACTTTCCCAAGGATGGCCACGGTCTGGCCTTTTTTGATGGAACTCACCTCTACGAACACGCTGACCCACGCAAGGGTGAGCACCAAGAATGGGGCACGCTGGTCTTTAACTATGGCCGCAACGAGGTCCGCAATTTCTTAGTGGCCAATGCTATCTTCTGGTTTGATAAGTACCATATTGACGGGGTTCGGGTAGATGCAGTCGCCTCTATGCTCTATCTCGACTACTGCCGTAAAGAAGGCGAGTGGGTGACCAATGAGTATGGTGGTCGGGAAAATATTGAAGCGGCGGACTTTTTGCGCCAGGTCAATCATGTCCTCTTTAGCTATTTCCCTGGGGTGCTCTCTATTGCAGAAGAATCGACGTCTTGGCCGATGGTGTCTTGGCCGACCTATGTTGGGGGCTTAGGCTTCAATCTGAAGTGGAACATGGGCTGGATGCACGACATGCTGGACTATTTCAGCATGGATCCCTGGTTCCGCCAGTTCCATCAGAACAACGTTACCTTCAGTATTTGGTACGCCTTTACTGAAAACTTTATGCTGGCGCTGTCCCACGATGAAGTGGTGCATGGCAAGAGCAATATGTTAGGCAAAATGCCTGGCGACGAGTGGCAGAAGTTTGCTAACTTGCGCTGTCTGTTCACCTTTATGTTCATGCATCCTGGCAAGAAAACGATGTTTATGAGCATGGAGTTTGGCCAGTGGAGCGAGTGGAATGTTTGGGGTGATTTAGAATGGCACCTGCTGCAGTACGAGCCGCACCAGAGCTACAAGCACTTTATTGCGAAGCTCAATCAGTTTTACCGCGACCAACCGGCTCTCTTTACCCAAGACTTTAGCCAAGAAGGGTTTGAGTGGATTGACTGTAGCGATAATCGCCATAGCGTTGTGGCGTTTCTGCG encodes:
- the glgB gene encoding 1,4-alpha-glucan branching enzyme gives rise to the protein MSVTVAPEQIDRIVWNQHHDPFEVLGPHMIQLDGKTVWAVRAYLPQAEAAWVVLPEERKQVSMEAAHHPNFFECIIEAEDLANYQLKFKEGEHERVIYDPYAFKTRRITDFDIHLFAEGNHHRIYEKLGAHPTVMNGVSGVYFAVWAPNARNVSVLGDFNHWDGRKHQMRRSGNGIWELFIPDLTAGASYKYEIKNPAGHIYEKSDPYGFQQEVRPKTASIVTDLDTYTWQDQDWMEQRRHNDPLTQPVSIYEVHLGSWLHGSSAEPAQRSDGTEAAVVTVAELKPGARFLTYRELADKLIPYVKELGFSHVELLPIAEHPFDGSWGYQVTGYYAATSRYGTPEDLMYFVDQCHQNGIGVIVDWVPGHFPKDGHGLAFFDGTHLYEHADPRKGEHQEWGTLVFNYGRNEVRNFLVANAIFWFDKYHIDGVRVDAVASMLYLDYCRKEGEWVTNEYGGRENIEAADFLRQVNHVLFSYFPGVLSIAEESTSWPMVSWPTYVGGLGFNLKWNMGWMHDMLDYFSMDPWFRQFHQNNVTFSIWYAFTENFMLALSHDEVVHGKSNMLGKMPGDEWQKFANLRCLFTFMFMHPGKKTMFMSMEFGQWSEWNVWGDLEWHLLQYEPHQSYKHFIAKLNQFYRDQPALFTQDFSQEGFEWIDCSDNRHSVVAFLRRDKDSGDFLVVVCNFTPQPHSHYRIGVPEPGYYSELFNSDAREFGGSNMGNLGGKWSVDWSFHSRPYSLDLTLPPLGTIVMKLDREKTAAELGQ